In Megalopta genalis isolate 19385.01 unplaced genomic scaffold, iyMegGena1_principal scaffold0026, whole genome shotgun sequence, the following proteins share a genomic window:
- the LOC117217630 gene encoding PAT complex subunit CCDC47, which produces MRLWLVVIHIVLVATNIWVTAHFHEELPEDNEFAEFEDFEEEKPTQSINDRVVEHVKESNINQDFDEDDVLIVDSDNEFDHFDEEEFEGVDAAGGNTGSKINEPSTLTITKIPLHLRTRWDSFYLEILMIIGLLVYFINYLAGRSKNARIAEMWLVEHKQLLLDNFSLVGDTGRSNEDASENGLVKESQSHYSLYCSGRIGCDSMLIELKLIKRQDLVAVLAQLVRPQNDQALIRIELAKDETDNFVLAIATKRTAMHLVRDMADISVYCPEKRPGEKFGLPSGFYVMSEINEAVSAILDTRVLQAFTKYAQYIDYVHISDQFSGPKQQEDTTQLTMPEVKRVLLVGLNISMKGRTTNVEGQEKLKMLLQLTFYLLDKLRRFKLSKESKSKADKNRLKVEEAFLKTTHAARAEAAAQRREERRRAEKERILQEEDPDKQRRWEEKEQRRLAKKRAPRMKQLKVKAL; this is translated from the exons ATGAGATTGTGGTTAGTAGTAATTCATATCGTCTTGGTGGCAACGAATATATGGGTCACAGCACATTTCCATGAAGAACTTCCTGAAGATAATGAATTCGCAGAATTTGAAGACTTCGAAGAAGAAAAACCAACACAGTCAATTAACGATCGTGTAGTAGAACATGTTAAAGAATCAAATATTAATCAAGATTTTGATGAAGATGATGTATTAATAGTTGATAGTGATAACGAATTTGATCACTTCGATGAAGAAGAGTTTGAAGGAGTAGATGCTGCTGGTGGAAACACAGGCTCAAAAATCAATGAACCATCAACATTAACAATTACCAAAATACCATTACATTTACGAACACGATGGGATAGTTTCTATTTAGAAATATTAATGATTATCGGATTGCtggtatattttattaattatctaGCAGGTCGATCGAAAAATGCACGTATAGCAGAAATGTGGCTGGTGGAACACAAACAACTTTTACTCGATAATTTTTCTCTTGTCGGAGACACAGGACGATCCAATGAAGATGCATCTGAAAATGGTTTAGTAAAAGAAAGTCAATCACATTACAGTTTATATTGTTCAGGAAGAATTGGATGTGATTCTATGCTTATTGaattaaaactaattaaaaggcaagatttagttgCAGTGTTGGCACAACTTGTACGACCTCAAAATGATCAAGCACTTATACGTATAGAATTAGCAAAAGATGAAACAGATAATTTTGTATTAGCAATAGCTACAAAACGTACTGCAATGCATTTAGTACGTGATATGGCTGATATTAGTGTGTATTGTCCAGAAAAGCGACCAGGAGAAAAATTTGGTCTTCCATCAGGATTTTACGTAATGTCTGAAATTAATGAAGCAGTATCAGCTATTTTAGATACAAGAGTTTTACAAGCATTTACAAAGTATGCGCAATATATTGATTATGTACACATCAGTGACCAATTTAGTGGCCCCAAACAACAAGA AGATACAACTCAATTAACAATGCCTGAAGTAAAGAGAGTTTTACTGGTGGGATTAAATATAAGTATGAAAGGTCGTACTACCAATGTAGAAGgccaagaaaaattgaaaatgctgTTACAATTAACCTTCTATTTGTTAGACAAATTACGTCGTTTCAAACTATCTAAAGAG TCTAAAAGCAAAGCAGACAAAAATAGACTGAAAGTAGAGGAAGCATTTTTAAAAACAACTCATGCTGCTAGAGCGGAAGCCGCAGCGCAGCGGAGAGAAGAACGTCGTAGAGCTGAAAAAGAACGTATTCTTCAAGAAGAAGATCCAGACAAGCAAAGAAGGTGGGAAGAGAAAGAACAACGAAGACTTGCTAAAAAGAGAGCACCTAGAATGAAACAGCTTAAAGTTAAAGCATTATGA